A stretch of Cryptococcus neoformans var. neoformans JEC21 chromosome 10 sequence DNA encodes these proteins:
- a CDS encoding expressed protein, which yields MMAAMALRATPSTPNILATEGNSIPTSSSSSFLSCHNSDLVSQTTGSIAGSSSNRWNISHGLVGLFGQQDDTLNTASSVTTDMAVIAPASDLPLPPLHPVHQISTNLHAHQSQTSLQASNGTNVSQLPEHKSAGEQPKVYCHSGSTTLHGNYSDDCFQCMWSDSQQICHARMGTYNIFIKHLHLHIFKTIKKKAKDNNCSYKCQWFTCQAWEFNTPSALINHVRQNHLGIVARAPKFLLCQLPLSQPLPCPPICQSLDIPQYFLTAHPVQKSPFSTVYKNTQEIPILPDWDDTAPFLPVHNEPQPGYFLGFSGSIFPMSKLMGGQDWHERDSNGHLITCKTSPGDPLIQVKKKIKGKLNKPKLTVSADIVAAYNKAARRRREKKTGMF from the exons ATGATGGCAGCTATGGCACTCAGAGCCACTCCATCAACCCCAAACATCCTTGCAACTGAAGGAAATTCCATCCCAacctcatcgtcatcttcatttttaTCATGCCATAACTCAGATCTAGTAAGCCAGACTACAGGTTCTATAGCAggatcttcctccaacagATGGAATATATCTCATGGGTTAGTGGGCTTGTTTGGTCAGCAAGATGATACTTTAAATACAGCATCATCTGTCACAACAGACATGGCTGTCATCGCACCAGCATCAGATCTTCCCCTGCCTCCCCTTCATCCAGTCCATCAAATTTCAACTAACCTTCATGCACATCAATCCCAAACATCATTACAGGCCAGCAATGGGACTAATGTCTCCCAGCTGCCTGAGCATAAGAGTGCAGGTGAACAACCCAAAGTTTATTGCCATTCAGGGTCCACTACTCTGCATGGTAATTATTCTGATGATTGTTTCCAATGCATGTGGTCTGACAGTCAACAAATCTGCCATGCCAGAATGGGGACATACAACATTTTCATTAAA CATTTGCATCTTCACATATTCAAGACCAtcaaaaaaaaggcaaaagaCAACAAT TGTTCTTATAAATGCCAATGGTTTACATGCCAGGCTTGGGAATTTAACACTCCCAGTGCACTTATTAACCATGTCAGGCAAAATCATCTTGGAATTGTTG CAAGAGCTCCAAAGTTCCTCTTATGTCAGTTACCACTTTCTCAGCCATTGCCTTGTCCACCTATTTGTCAATCACTAGACATTCCTCAATACTTTTTGACTGCTCATCCAGTACAAAAATCACCTTTTAGCACAGTCTACAAAAATACACAGGAAATACCCATTTTGCCAGACTGGGATGATACAGCACCCTTTCTGCCAGTGCACAATGAGCCTCAACCAGGTTACTTCTTAGGTTTCTCTGGAAGCATTTTCCCTATGAGCAAACTTATGGGGGGGCAGGACTGGCATGAAAGAGATAGTAATGGACATTTGATAACTTGTAAAACTTCACCAGGGGACCCTTTGATACaagtcaagaagaaaatcaaGGGAAAGCTTAATAAGCCAAAGCTTACTGTATCAGCTGATATAGTGGCAGCATATAATAAAGCTgccaggagaagaagagaaaaaaagacagGGATGTTTTGA